Within the Gammaproteobacteria bacterium genome, the region GATATCAATATCCAGTGTGCGTGGCCCAAACTTTTCCCCGGCGCGTAAACGCCCAAGTATTTTTTCGATCAAATTGATCTTGCGGGCAATGGCCGGGGCTGACTCATGCGTCTCGAAGGCTGCAACCAGATTCAGGAAATCGTCGCCCTCAAAGCCTTCGGCGGGATTTTGATAAACCGGTGAAACTTCCAGCTGGTCGAATTCCAATACCAGGGCCCGCAAACAACTTCGAATATAGCGCTCGGGATCGACATTGCTGCCTATAGAAACATATACCGTGGTCATATTTTTATTTTTGCTCGGGTATTGTGAACTAATGACGTTCGATGCGTATGCCAACGCTTTTGGAACCCCGCACGGCGCCTACTTTATTCAGGGTAATGCGCACCCAGTTGGTGGGGAATTCGGCCAGAATGATCCCGGCGACACGTTCGATCAGGGATTCGATTAATCCGAATTCAGATTCTTCGGCAAACTGGATCACGCGTTTGGCCACCGC harbors:
- the folK gene encoding 2-amino-4-hydroxy-6-hydroxymethyldihydropteridine diphosphokinase, coding for MTTVYVSIGSNVDPERYIRSCLRALVLEFDQLEVSPVYQNPAEGFEGDDFLNLVAAFETHESAPAIARKINLIEKILGRLRAGEKFGPRTLDIDILLYGDEIIQFGKYAFPRKELVKYPFMLKPLVDIAPSLKHPVSKQLFSEIWDELSRTKPILTPIKLNRIGLPNCHWHAVS
- the folB gene encoding dihydroneopterin aldolase; translation: MSEDTIFIKELTVHAIIGIYDWERQIKQRLVFDIEMGTDIAKAAASDDIKDTLNYKAVAKRVIQFAEESEFGLIESLIERVAGIILAEFPTNWVRITLNKVGAVRGSKSVGIRIERH